A genomic window from Selenomonadales bacterium includes:
- a CDS encoding pyridoxal-phosphate dependent enzyme, whose translation MLTLADVKAAAARLAGKTHHTPLLYSRTLSKLAGNEIYLKCENLQKTGSFKARGAINAVAQLSMEAKAGGVVTGSSGNHGQALAYAAREFGVKAVVVMPEDASLAKRQACEAYGGTVLLCGITAEARLAKAAELVAKGGYTLVHPFDDPHIIAGQGTLSLEVLADLPDLDCIVAPVGGGGLLGGVSLATKESRPRVQVIGVEPAVSPRLRHAWQAGAVTELSDDAWQPSIADGLRARRPGELPFALSRAYVDDLVTVSESEIAAALRLILERVKLVVEPSGAVSVAAAINGRLGFTGKKVACVLSGGNVELAKLVKLGLL comes from the coding sequence ATGTTAACACTCGCCGATGTTAAGGCTGCGGCGGCGCGGCTTGCCGGCAAAACACACCATACGCCGCTCTTGTACTCACGCACGCTGAGTAAGCTCGCCGGCAACGAGATTTACCTCAAGTGCGAGAACCTACAGAAAACGGGCTCGTTTAAGGCACGCGGCGCAATTAACGCCGTAGCACAGCTTAGTATGGAGGCTAAGGCCGGGGGCGTGGTCACCGGCTCTTCCGGCAACCACGGGCAGGCCCTAGCCTATGCGGCCAGAGAGTTTGGCGTTAAGGCAGTAGTCGTCATGCCCGAGGATGCGAGCCTTGCCAAACGCCAGGCCTGTGAAGCGTACGGCGGGACCGTCCTTTTGTGTGGGATTACCGCCGAAGCGCGCCTCGCCAAAGCCGCCGAACTCGTAGCCAAAGGGGGGTACACCTTAGTGCACCCCTTTGACGACCCACATATAATTGCCGGGCAAGGCACGCTTAGCCTCGAAGTGCTAGCCGACCTCCCAGACCTCGACTGCATCGTCGCCCCTGTCGGGGGCGGCGGGCTGCTTGGCGGTGTTAGCCTGGCCACGAAGGAAAGCCGGCCTCGCGTGCAGGTAATCGGCGTAGAGCCTGCTGTCAGCCCACGGCTACGACATGCTTGGCAGGCAGGGGCCGTTACAGAACTAAGCGATGACGCCTGGCAGCCGTCGATTGCCGATGGCCTGCGTGCCCGCCGCCCCGGTGAATTGCCGTTTGCTTTGTCTCGCGCTTATGTCGACGACCTTGTTACCGTAAGCGAAAGCGAAATCGCCGCCGCCCTGAGGCTAATTCTAGAGCGCGTCAAGTTGGTTGTGGAGCCGTCGGGGGCCGTAAGTGTCGCCGCCGCCATAAACGGAAGACTAGGTTTTACTGGCAAGAAGGTAGCCTGCGTACTTAGCGGCGGCAATGTTGAGCTGGCCAAACTCGTTAAGTTAGGGCTGCTCTAG